DNA sequence from the Pungitius pungitius chromosome 16, fPunPun2.1, whole genome shotgun sequence genome:
TTAATTCTCACACCGTGTTTTGAGTGCATGTATATGATTGTACACAAATCCTCTTCAATGTTTACAACGGTACTTTGACACTGAGCATTTTCCTCACCtggaaatgtgtgaaaaaatgatgaaacatgGAGTGATGCAGGACTGGGCTGACAGAAGACCCAGGAGGAGATTACACATCTTTGGGAAGAAAAGTCATTGTGATGAGTCATAGGAAGACACACAGAACGCTGTGCTCTTGGTTTGCAGGAGCTCCCGCTGGCCGTGTTCAGGAAGCCCCACTGCTTCTGTGCGTGGACGCCGTCTCTTTTTAGTCTCAACCAGCAGTCCGACAACCAGCAGTGTGTGCAGGACACTGGGCTAAATCACACTGGCAACTCCACAGCCATGGCGCCCACTGAGCGCGCCCACTATCAGGTGTATCACACACCTGTGCTTGGTGAGATGACAATCATCTGCATGTGGAAACCACTTGAAGAAATCACAGCTGCAGTGTGGATCAACAATCTTGGGACagaatcatttctgttttaaCAGGCTAAATACAGGGCATGTATTTTGCCtcacgtagctaatgttgctAACAGTGCAAACTGCAGCAAAAATGCTAACAGTCAAggctgaaaacaaaaagctgcTGATGCTAAACCCACCCTCAAATCATTCGTTATCTGACAGATGCACTGTGTTTTGATATGGAAAATAATGTTCAGTTAATAGTGAATTAGTCTGTCACATCACCTAAAATCCATGTAAAAATTTCAATTAGATGGTATTACGCTTGACAAAAAAAGCTGTTAATCCTCCGCTTTAATTTGACCCAGACAGATGTGATCACTTTAAGAGCTTTCCACTGAATTCTAATCGGGTTTATCTCTTGTTTAATAACTAAAGAGCAATAACGACATCTCCTTTTAGACTCCATGTGCAAAGAGAGGATGTTTCTGCCACAGAGGTCCAGCTCCCTGGTGGCCCTTTCTAGTTTTCCCGGTGCGGGCAACACCTGGGTGCGACACCTGATTGAGCTTGTGACTGGCTACTACACCGGCAGCTTCTATTTTGACGGCACCCTCTACAACAGAGGTGGGGGAGGACAGACGGCAGTTTGAGGTTTGATGACGCACTGCCCACGCAGCTAACCGCTATGTATTCGTTCACTCACTGGTGGCAGGTTTCAAAGGTGAGAAGGACTACTGGAAGAGCGGCCGCAGCATCTGCGTGAAGACCCACGAGAGCGGTCAGAAGGAGATTGAGATTTTCGACTCTTCCATCCTGCTGATTCGAAACCCGTACCGCTCTCTTGTGGCGGAGTTTAACCGCAAGTGTGCCGGACATTTAGGCCACGCCACGGATGCACAGTGGAAAAGCAAAGGTAATACGGGTTTTCCTCTTTGCTTTCATATGCCACGAAATCACAGTGATTCTTAGATTTCAAGTTCCCTCATACAAAGAAAGAGgatcaaataatcaaataatgAATAACTAAGACATTAGGACACACATTATATAGTGCAACAGCTCAGTTCCTAAAAGTTGAGTGCTAAACGGTGCTGTCTTTCGCCTGCAGAATGGCCAGAATTTGTCTCCAGCTACGCCCCCTGGTGGGCGTCCCATGCTCTCAGCTGGCTGAAGTTCGGACGGCGCCTGCTGGTGGTGCATtacgaggagctgcagagggccCTTCTCCCTCAGCTCCGTGTCATCACAGCCTTCCTTAACGCCACCATTACAGAGGAGCGGCTGCTTTGTGCCCAGAGCAACCAGGACGGCCATTTCAAACGCCCGGGGGCCTTCTCCTTTGACCCGTTCACTCCCGACATGAGACGGATGATCGACCCCTTAATTCGTTCTGTTGACCAGGCTCTGCATAGCAGGAACTTTAGTGGACTTCCACAGGAGTACCTTCCAAGATGATGATGTGACAAGGTCGTGCTCTTAGTCTTTTGAATGGCTGGTCCAGCCGAGGTTTAACGAGAGAGAAGTGACCAAGCGGCCCACCTGACCCTTTGATACGGCAGACACAGCGTGAGCGGCTGCAGAGTCATGGCAACGCTTTTGAGGTCACAGGAAACATGACAATCCATCGTGAAATGCAATGGTGAACAGAGCTGAAAGCCTCGGGGCCGGGACGGCCTCTGTGAGAGCTGCACATCCCACCAATACTCAAACAGGATTGGACACGATTTGTTGCACTGCGGATTGGGATTATTACTTCGATTTTTTTGGCCAAGTGCCCAATTGCACAAACATGTAAATCCTGGACAAACTCTTTATAATTTTACTTTAGTACATCTATTGTGTTTTTAACATACAcctaaaaacacataaaaagtcCTACTAACACAGGGGAGCATTAGAATGGTTTTGGGGATGGATTTGTCTCTGGCTGCTacagattctgattctgatcatGATGAACTCATAATGCAACAAGACATGGACTCAGACAAATGTTGTTGAACTGCTTTGGACTGTAAAGTTGTATTTCATTAAAACGCATTCCGTTTGTCGAGCCGAGTCTTTTACTCCCACATGTCAACATGCCGACGGCTATCTCCACATTTTTGTGTGTTCACCTATCAGAAAGTGAAGGACGATGTTCCCATGTGAGAGGCTTTAAAGAAGGGAAACTTTTAGGTCAGTGTGCAAATCCCACCAAAACAACCTGACATGAGTCCGTGGATTTACTGTAAAAAACAATGCTAATGAAAAAATGCTAGTACCTTGATGTCTCCAGTCTAAGACGGGCATGTACTCTGTGATCTGCTTCACTGTCAGTGCTTCAACAAAAGAACAGCGTCACCTGGTTATATtcgccttttatttttttaaattttatttccTATATCTTATTAGCTAGATTACGAATAGAGGTCCATACAGATCAGCACTGTAAGATGAGAGACATGATGTTAAGAACGCACGCTAGTGCAACAGAAGCGCTTTCACTTTGGTCAAATATCAGAAGGACAAAATGAATTCCAAAAAATCCCATAATCATCAAACTGAATGTTAATGTTTCGCAACAGATTCATTGTAGGGCTGCTATACTGGACTGCACAGGTTCCTTGATAATGTGTCCGCCAACAGCTGTCACAGGGCCCAGGCAAGATTCCAGCTGCAAGCGCCAACATTGAATATTACATCCAATCCTTAAAAGCAGCCTCAATCGGGGGATTTATGAGCTTGTTTACCCTGCTGTGAACTAGATCCCTGCgacacacatctacacatgTGCACCACTGATATCAGACATGTGTGCTTGTCTCCACTGGACCTCTTCCTTATCCAGCTGTCAGAAACATCTGGAACACAGTATGGCAAATGGCAAACGCTAACTACATAAATAAGGTGCTAGCCTGGGCCTCCGTCTCCAACGGCAACACAGAACCGTGGGTCCTGCAGTGGCTTGGCTTCAAAGTGACGTGTATCACTTCATTTCTCACTTTCCACGTCAATGTCTCAAAATATCTTCTATCATTGTCATCATCGTTTTGGTTTTTCCCGTGCTGATGCGAGGGTTTAGGACGGGATGTTGCATGGGGTCAGACAAAATTAatagaatataataaaaatgtatgatATTCACACAATATCTTTGAACCCcaatttctttttcaaatatttcttaTATAACATTTCCACAAAATAGCGGtggcgtttttttctttttggcccCCTGTGGTCATTGGCAATATTTTCTGATTCATGGAGTGATAAAAAGATATGTGCTAAATTCCCTTTGTGAAAACGTTTGACTCCAATATGACAACAACGTGAGCTTGGCTTTATCCAATGTTTAGATTTATGTTCTAAAACATTACATGTTTAATAAGATCATAATTAAGCCTTATATTTCAGGAAAAGAATTGTTTTCCTTAAACTGGGTAGAGTTTCACAGTGGTATCTATCACTGAATGTTTTTACTCAACAGTAGGGTTTCCCATGAAGTGTTGGGACATTTTGTCaaaaaacacagttaaagagAAGCTGAACGTCTGGCAGCTTGAGCCTCTGATATCTCCCTCACGAGTTGGTGAAGGACAAAGCCTGAGCTGCTAGAACAGGAgtgtaaaagtaaaacagaaTCTAAAGTGTCTTCTATCTGGTGTGTAGATCAATGGCAACATTACTTGTTCTTTGATCAGCTTTATATGGTGCCATGCAGTGTGAGTGTCATCATACTTTAAGAAATCCAAAAAGTTGCAGTATTTGGCCTGCTGTAGAGAAGAAGGATCCCATTTGTATTTGGAATACATCTCTCCCTCATTCCCAGAAGGACAGTAGCAATCTTTTAGGtacatttaattgtattttaaaaaagacaaagacaaggtGACGAACAAGCACAGcctgtgaatctgctgcaggaggctTTGACTGCGAGGAGCTCACAGGGGGCTCGCTGACATTCACACTCGTCACGTTGATTGTCTCTAACAGTTGTGTTATCCCCAGAGGCTCGGAGGAGTCTGAGACTAAGCTTCATTTGTGAAGCATAAGGCCTCACAGTCAGGTGTCTGTCAAAAACACTGAATGGACTGACAGCTAGTCTGGCATATTTTAAGACACATCTGTATCTATTgtgcctttttctctctgtggatTTACAAATACAAGAGGATGACGAAcgcaaaagaaaagagaggagagaactTCACTACAATGACCAAGTTCCAGTGGAAAGCAGAAAGAGGCGGATGAGGCCGGACCGTAGATGACGTCCGTGGAGATGAACTGGTCAGAGTGGCTCCGGAGGAACCTCCAAGGACCCGTGATGCCAGATCGGTGCCCTATGTGCGGCTTTGTTCCCAGTGGAGAGAATACTGCACGTCTCTGTAAGAGAAACTCACTTTATCAAGTAAGATAACAGTAAACTACTGTATTTAGGGCTGTCTGGACTCTGTCCATTTAATGCTACTTTATGTTTCAACATTTCAAAGGGAAATATAGCTCTTTCAATTCCACAACAACTATCTTAAAGCTATAGATAAATATTTGAGATTTTTCAGGGGACAGTTAAGAGCAGTGATTT
Encoded proteins:
- the wscd1b gene encoding sialate:O-sulfotransferase 1; the protein is MATPHYRLQCFLKRAQMLLLCLGIAYLMAGSILLLQRSSVRVAQANLAGLPPLLALAAPPTVLRSWLGPGVRSRSRWAAAAAVQPASGGGTKAGRQWPASESLGVQHLHRQWFHNLLPESPEQRAPLQRSSKHKGTYMGCYLHNGSDRALGGTVLYDLRKMTSSLCQDTCSESGYQFAGLEFGAECHCGNRISSTRAPEEDCGLVCRGERGSPCGGVGRLSIYKVEGQLPGHRKFRNVHYRGCFKLTESTIRSFPIDSFQPNLTTQACIETCTDKELPLAVFRKPHCFCAWTPSLFSLNQQSDNQQCVQDTGLNHTGNSTAMAPTERAHYQVYHTPVLDSMCKERMFLPQRSSSLVALSSFPGAGNTWVRHLIELVTGYYTGSFYFDGTLYNRGFKGEKDYWKSGRSICVKTHESGQKEIEIFDSSILLIRNPYRSLVAEFNRKCAGHLGHATDAQWKSKEWPEFVSSYAPWWASHALSWLKFGRRLLVVHYEELQRALLPQLRVITAFLNATITEERLLCAQSNQDGHFKRPGAFSFDPFTPDMRRMIDPLIRSVDQALHSRNFSGLPQEYLPR